A region of Rhizobium grahamii DNA encodes the following proteins:
- a CDS encoding hybrid sensor histidine kinase/response regulator has protein sequence MAARQRIIPVRREYNRWVANQTLEDYALRFTAKSARQFSSQRISQTAIGAISFLALEAIGGAITLSYGTTNAFYAIIVASIAMLAIGLPISRYAIRHGVDIDLLTRGASFGYIGSTITSLIYASFTFMLFAIEASIMSGALELTLGIPLWIGYIISAVMVIPLVTHGVRLISRFQLLTQPFWIVLNILPFLFIAVMDWEKFDLWRAFSGIRHASGPPGTIAPFDLVEFGAASAVILALMSQIGEQADFLRFLPPEKQTKWRHRLAVFLAGPGWVIIGAPKLLAGSFLVVLTFASGVPADRAADPAQMYLTAFGYMIPWHNAALLLMAAFVMVSQLKINVMNAYAGSLAWSNFFSRLTHSHPGRVIWLVFNVAIALLLMELGIYRLLEETLGIFSIIAMAWLCTISADLFINKPLGLAPPGIEFKRAHLYDINPVGLGAMTLSATIALIAHFGAFGTVAASLAPYITLIVALIASPAIAWATKGKFYLARKPRQSWKNLTNITCSVCEHPFEPEDMAWCPAYAAPICSLCCSLDSRCHDMCKPNAHLNAQVGYVAKAVLPETIVQKLTTRLGRYGIAVILALTAVGAILAMIAHQVSAASPETAEVVNGTILIVFFVFAVIAGVVCWFYVLAHDSRVVAEEESSRQNTLLLKEIAAHKKTDAALQAAKETAEAANRAKSRYVVGLSHELRTPLNAVLGYAQILERDETIPTPRQSSIKVIRRSAEHLSGLIDGLLDISKIEAGRLQVYSNEINIQDFLDQIVDMFRPQALAKGLIFNHQRAPALPQFVRTDEKRLRQILVNLLSNAIKFTDEGTVTFDVAYRSQVATFTVTDTGRGIAEKDLSRIYEPFQRGEADSIRPMPGLGLGLTITRLLTNTLGGEISVTSEKDKGSTFKVRLMLSAVLREMAAPPQEKKIVSYDGPRRTIVVVDDNEDHREMMREILVPLDFVVLTAASGTDCLTLIEGIQPDLFLVDILMPGMNGWQLVSRLREAGQTAPIVMLSANIGDAAAHGDSDDSHNDAIGKPVDIRRLRDKLALHLGLKWTYAEPTALPVSKPERQMRSPGAAHVQELLRLAEIGYIRGIEAKLADLAKSEANQPFTDELHSYVGAFDLDGATNFLHRFDEKVETLG, from the coding sequence ATGGCAGCGCGGCAACGCATTATTCCGGTCAGGCGCGAATACAATCGCTGGGTCGCCAACCAGACGCTGGAAGACTATGCGCTGCGCTTCACCGCCAAGAGCGCCCGGCAGTTCTCCTCGCAGCGCATCTCGCAAACCGCGATCGGCGCCATCTCCTTCCTGGCGCTGGAGGCGATCGGCGGCGCCATCACGCTCTCCTACGGCACCACCAACGCCTTCTACGCCATCATCGTCGCTTCGATCGCCATGCTCGCCATCGGCCTGCCGATCAGCCGTTATGCGATCCGCCACGGCGTCGATATCGACCTTCTGACCCGCGGTGCGAGCTTCGGCTATATCGGCTCGACTATCACCTCGCTGATCTATGCCAGCTTCACCTTCATGCTGTTTGCGATCGAGGCGTCGATCATGTCCGGCGCGCTGGAGCTGACCTTGGGCATACCGCTCTGGATCGGCTACATCATCAGCGCCGTCATGGTCATACCGCTCGTCACCCACGGCGTCCGGCTGATCAGCCGCTTCCAGCTTCTGACGCAGCCTTTCTGGATCGTCCTCAACATCCTGCCCTTCCTCTTCATCGCCGTGATGGACTGGGAGAAGTTCGACCTCTGGCGCGCCTTCTCCGGCATCCGCCATGCGTCGGGGCCGCCCGGCACCATCGCCCCCTTCGATCTCGTCGAGTTCGGCGCCGCCTCCGCCGTCATCCTGGCGCTGATGTCGCAGATCGGCGAACAGGCCGACTTCCTGCGCTTCCTGCCTCCGGAAAAGCAGACCAAGTGGCGCCACCGCCTCGCCGTCTTCCTCGCCGGCCCCGGCTGGGTCATCATCGGCGCGCCGAAGCTCTTGGCCGGTTCCTTCCTCGTCGTGCTGACTTTCGCCTCCGGCGTTCCCGCCGACCGCGCCGCCGATCCGGCGCAGATGTATCTGACCGCCTTCGGCTACATGATCCCCTGGCACAACGCCGCCCTTCTGCTGATGGCCGCCTTCGTCATGGTCTCGCAGCTGAAGATCAACGTGATGAACGCCTATGCCGGGTCGCTGGCATGGTCGAACTTCTTCTCCCGCCTCACCCACAGCCACCCCGGCCGCGTCATCTGGCTGGTGTTCAACGTGGCGATCGCGCTGCTTTTGATGGAGCTCGGCATATACCGGCTGCTGGAGGAAACGCTCGGCATCTTCTCGATCATCGCCATGGCCTGGCTCTGCACCATCTCCGCCGATCTCTTCATCAACAAGCCGCTCGGCCTTGCCCCTCCCGGCATCGAGTTCAAGCGCGCCCATCTCTACGACATCAACCCCGTCGGCCTCGGCGCCATGACGCTGTCGGCAACCATCGCGCTCATCGCCCATTTCGGCGCCTTCGGCACGGTCGCCGCCTCGCTCGCCCCATACATCACCCTCATCGTCGCCCTCATCGCCTCGCCCGCGATTGCCTGGGCCACCAAGGGCAAGTTCTACCTCGCCCGCAAGCCGCGCCAGAGCTGGAAGAACCTGACGAACATCACCTGCTCCGTTTGCGAGCACCCCTTCGAGCCCGAGGACATGGCCTGGTGTCCCGCCTATGCCGCGCCGATCTGCTCGCTCTGCTGTTCGCTCGACAGCCGCTGCCACGACATGTGCAAGCCCAATGCGCATCTGAACGCGCAGGTCGGTTATGTCGCCAAGGCTGTCCTGCCGGAAACCATCGTCCAGAAGCTCACCACCCGCCTCGGCCGCTACGGCATCGCCGTCATTCTGGCGCTGACCGCTGTCGGCGCCATCCTCGCCATGATCGCCCACCAGGTCTCCGCGGCCTCGCCGGAGACCGCCGAGGTCGTCAACGGCACGATCCTGATCGTCTTCTTCGTCTTCGCCGTCATCGCCGGCGTCGTCTGCTGGTTTTACGTGCTGGCCCATGACAGCCGCGTCGTCGCCGAGGAAGAATCCTCGCGCCAGAACACCCTGCTGCTGAAGGAAATCGCCGCCCACAAGAAAACCGACGCCGCCCTGCAGGCCGCAAAAGAAACCGCCGAGGCCGCCAACCGCGCCAAGAGCCGCTATGTCGTCGGCCTCAGCCACGAGCTGCGCACGCCGCTCAACGCCGTGCTCGGCTACGCCCAGATCCTCGAGCGCGACGAGACCATCCCGACGCCGCGCCAATCCTCGATCAAGGTCATCCGCCGCTCGGCCGAACACCTCTCCGGCCTGATCGACGGCCTGCTCGATATCTCCAAGATCGAGGCCGGCCGCCTGCAGGTCTATTCCAACGAGATCAACATCCAGGATTTCCTCGACCAGATCGTCGACATGTTCCGTCCGCAGGCGCTCGCCAAGGGATTGATCTTCAACCACCAGCGTGCACCTGCCCTGCCCCAGTTCGTGCGCACCGACGAGAAACGCCTGCGCCAGATCCTCGTCAATCTCCTCTCCAATGCCATCAAGTTCACCGATGAGGGTACCGTCACCTTCGACGTCGCCTATCGCAGCCAGGTCGCCACCTTCACCGTGACGGATACCGGTCGCGGCATCGCCGAGAAGGACCTGAGCCGCATCTACGAGCCCTTCCAGCGCGGCGAGGCCGATAGCATCCGGCCCATGCCCGGCCTCGGCCTTGGCCTAACGATCACCCGGCTTCTGACCAATACCCTCGGCGGCGAAATCTCCGTGACCAGCGAGAAGGACAAGGGCTCGACCTTCAAGGTGCGCCTGATGCTCTCGGCCGTGCTGCGCGAGATGGCCGCGCCGCCGCAGGAAAAGAAGATCGTCAGCTACGACGGCCCGCGCCGCACCATCGTCGTCGTCGACGACAACGAGGATCACCGCGAGATGATGCGCGAGATCCTGGTGCCGCTCGATTTCGTGGTGCTGACGGCCGCAAGCGGCACCGATTGCCTGACGCTGATCGAAGGTATCCAGCCCGATCTCTTCCTCGTCGACATCCTGATGCCGGGGATGAACGGCTGGCAGCTGGTCTCTCGCCTGCGCGAAGCCGGCCAGACCGCGCCGATCGTCATGCTGTCGGCCAACATCGGCGACGCCGCCGCCCATGGCGACAGCGACGACAGCCACAATGACGCGATCGGCAAGCCCGTCGACATCCGCCGCCTGCGCGACAAGCTTGCTTTGCATCTCGGCCTGAAATGGACATATGCCGAGCCCACAGCCCTGCCCGTTTCGAAACCGGAGCGGCAAATGCGCAGCCCGGGCGCCGCGCACGTGCAGGAACTGCTGCGCCTTGCTGAAATCGGCTACATCAGGGGCATCGAAGCGAAGCTGGCCGACCTTGCCAAATCGGAGGCAAATCAGCCATTTACCGACGAACTCCACTCCTACGTCGGTGCCTTCGATCTCGATGGCGCCACGAACTTCCTGCACCGCTTCGATGAAAAGGTAGAGACCCTTGGCTGA
- a CDS encoding response regulator transcription factor, whose translation MAEHPRDIVLLVDDSPEALGFLTDALEQSGFSVLIATSGTAALGIVERITPDLILLDAVMPSMDGFETCRRLKANPAISQIPVIFMTGLTETEHVVHALESGGVDYLTKPINIDELRARIGVHLRNARSAQSARVALDAAGRHLLAVKGDGEIHWSTPQATRLINTALGGDDSLDVVVGRIAEWMKKRSASATIDSSISVSHEGKDVLGLAFLGTIGPDEYLFRLTANNRRPDDETLRQSFALTHRESEVLLWIAKGKANRDIGEILGLSARTVNKHLEQIYVKLGVENRASAAVKAAHVLHET comes from the coding sequence TTGGCTGAACATCCCCGCGATATCGTCCTGCTGGTGGATGACTCACCGGAAGCGCTGGGGTTTCTGACCGACGCGCTCGAGCAATCGGGCTTCTCGGTGCTGATCGCCACCTCGGGTACGGCGGCCTTGGGGATCGTCGAGCGGATCACGCCAGACCTGATCCTTCTCGACGCCGTCATGCCCTCGATGGACGGTTTCGAGACTTGCCGGAGACTGAAGGCGAACCCGGCGATCAGCCAGATCCCTGTCATTTTCATGACCGGACTGACGGAAACAGAGCATGTCGTGCATGCGCTGGAGTCCGGCGGCGTCGACTACCTCACCAAGCCGATCAACATCGACGAACTGCGCGCCCGCATCGGCGTCCATCTGCGCAACGCCCGGTCGGCGCAAAGCGCCCGCGTGGCGCTGGATGCCGCCGGCCGTCACCTGCTCGCCGTGAAGGGCGATGGCGAAATCCACTGGTCAACCCCGCAGGCGACGAGGCTGATCAACACGGCGCTTGGCGGCGACGACAGCCTTGATGTCGTCGTTGGCCGGATTGCGGAATGGATGAAGAAGCGCTCCGCTTCCGCCACGATCGACAGCTCGATCTCGGTTTCTCACGAAGGCAAGGATGTCCTTGGCCTCGCCTTTCTCGGTACGATCGGTCCCGACGAGTATCTTTTCCGACTGACAGCAAACAACCGGCGCCCCGACGACGAGACGTTGCGCCAGAGTTTCGCGCTCACCCACCGCGAATCCGAAGTGCTGCTCTGGATCGCCAAGGGCAAGGCGAACCGGGATATCGGCGAAATTCTCGGACTGTCGGCAAGGACGGTGAACAAGCATCTTGAGCAGATCTATGTGAAGCTTGGCGTCGAAAACCGCGCCTCTGCTGCCGTGAAGGCGGCCCATGTTCTGCACGAAACGTAG